In one Flammeovirga yaeyamensis genomic region, the following are encoded:
- a CDS encoding sulfatase/phosphatase domain-containing protein produces MKFIRQNKRLIRNELYDHRKDKYEWKNVASKKKYQKVKAQLKQEMFDIIGESVPQ; encoded by the coding sequence ATGAAATTTATCCGACAAAATAAACGACTTATTAGAAATGAATTATACGATCATAGAAAGGATAAATACGAATGGAAAAATGTGGCTTCCAAAAAGAAATATCAAAAAGTGAAAGCACAATTGAAACAAGAAATGTTTGATATTATTGGAGAAAGTGTTCCTCAGTAA
- a CDS encoding LytR/AlgR family response regulator transcription factor, with the protein MKFIIIDDEPIAHRIIEGYCEKITYLEKCGNAYDAFEAMELLHGSDIELIFLDINMPKISGFELLRSLSKAPKVIVTSAYKEFAVEGFELNVVDYLLKPFGFPRFLSAINKLDDVSEERKETKNQFFVKADKKLVSIDPKDLLIIEALGNYVKLVLKEQTIVSYQKLSYYEDFLKDKGSFMRIHKSFIINENCISSIEGNTVQLLDHQVPIGQKYKKQLLDKLCI; encoded by the coding sequence ATGAAATTCATCATTATAGACGACGAACCTATTGCTCATAGAATTATTGAGGGGTATTGTGAGAAGATCACTTATTTAGAAAAATGTGGTAATGCTTACGATGCTTTCGAAGCTATGGAATTATTGCATGGTAGCGATATTGAACTGATTTTCTTAGACATCAATATGCCTAAAATAAGTGGGTTTGAATTGTTACGATCTCTATCAAAGGCTCCAAAAGTAATTGTTACTTCTGCTTATAAAGAATTTGCGGTGGAAGGGTTCGAACTCAATGTAGTCGATTATCTATTAAAGCCTTTTGGTTTTCCTCGTTTTTTATCCGCTATAAATAAATTGGATGATGTATCTGAAGAAAGAAAAGAAACCAAAAATCAGTTTTTTGTAAAGGCAGATAAAAAGTTAGTTAGTATTGATCCGAAAGACCTTTTGATAATCGAAGCACTAGGAAATTATGTCAAATTAGTGTTGAAAGAACAAACCATCGTGAGTTATCAAAAACTCTCTTATTATGAAGACTTTTTAAAAGATAAGGGGAGTTTTATGAGGATACATAAATCGTTTATCATCAACGAAAATTGTATTTCAAGTATTGAGGGGAATACTGTTCAACTTTTGGATCATCAGGTGCCTATAGGGCAGAAGTACAAGAAACAATTACTTGATAAGCTTTGTATCTAG